A genome region from Blautia coccoides includes the following:
- a CDS encoding winged helix-turn-helix transcriptional regulator, with translation MYSSSMEKEENNAVCPLKYALNLVGGKWKLPIICILEREGSVRYNSLKRKLSGITNMMLSQSLKELEENGIVHREQYNEIPPRVEYSLTKEGRSILEPLDSLSEWGKTHMEKMQTHSPYCRECGEMK, from the coding sequence ATGTATTCATCATCAATGGAAAAAGAGGAAAACAATGCTGTCTGCCCGCTGAAATATGCCCTGAATCTGGTGGGCGGTAAATGGAAGCTTCCTATCATCTGCATTCTGGAGCGGGAAGGATCTGTGCGCTATAACAGCCTGAAGCGAAAGCTCTCCGGGATCACCAACATGATGCTCTCCCAATCCCTGAAAGAACTGGAGGAGAACGGCATCGTCCACCGGGAGCAGTATAATGAGATCCCGCCCCGGGTGGAGTATTCCCTCACAAAGGAGGGGCGCAGTATCCTGGAACCGCTGGACAGCCTTTCCGAATGGGGAAAGACCCATATGGAAAAAATGCAGACGCACTCCCCCTATTGCCGGGAGTGCGGGGAGATGAAATAG
- a CDS encoding helix-turn-helix transcriptional regulator has protein sequence MKHKQLELLQQAVTACSVGCHIIFSDKSNLSQTDNGLRLRLYEDYDYQPLLVLLEQYVTDGNIVRYEDSFGMYYIFLHIPSSYLYDYESSYFVIGPYLENQPDTEQIRDMMEQRSIPGRLFSDIRIVYSSTPVLHNTGSFESLVLNLAQGLFHMEYNVSHLPDKNEIHIEHSPLILKLRKEPQLTISTIEERYEVENKMLEAVSKGDDRHAHEFYQKFQTYQLRPRTDNAIQNKRHGVVILNTLFRKAVEAGGVHPLYIDDLSGKFAILINEARTERELDHLSTDMLHKYCLLVRNHSMTGYSKVVKEVISYIDFHYAEDLNLTFFAEMFSLNKNYLSGLFKKETDITLTDYIHQVRIRRAITMINSSSLPISTVAASCGYNDINYFIRLFKRTYGMSPKQYQKSILHPE, from the coding sequence ATGAAACATAAACAACTGGAACTCCTTCAGCAGGCGGTGACCGCCTGCAGCGTGGGATGTCATATTATTTTCAGCGACAAATCCAACCTCTCCCAGACAGACAACGGACTCCGTCTCCGCCTTTATGAAGACTATGATTACCAGCCTTTGCTGGTACTTCTGGAACAATATGTGACAGACGGGAATATTGTCCGATACGAAGATTCCTTTGGAATGTATTATATTTTCCTGCACATTCCCTCCTCGTATCTATATGACTATGAATCCTCCTATTTTGTCATTGGTCCTTACCTGGAAAACCAACCGGACACAGAACAGATCCGTGATATGATGGAACAGCGCAGCATACCCGGCCGCCTTTTTTCTGATATCCGCATTGTCTATTCCTCCACTCCGGTCCTGCACAATACAGGAAGCTTCGAGTCATTGGTCCTGAACCTTGCCCAGGGATTATTTCACATGGAATATAATGTATCCCATCTCCCGGACAAAAATGAAATCCATATAGAACATTCCCCTCTGATCCTTAAGCTTCGGAAAGAGCCGCAGCTTACCATCAGCACCATTGAGGAGCGGTATGAAGTGGAAAATAAAATGCTGGAGGCTGTCTCCAAAGGGGATGACCGGCACGCCCACGAATTTTACCAAAAATTCCAGACCTATCAGTTGAGGCCCAGAACAGACAATGCCATACAGAACAAGCGCCATGGAGTGGTAATCTTAAACACGTTGTTTCGCAAAGCAGTGGAGGCCGGAGGCGTGCATCCATTATATATTGATGATCTTTCCGGAAAATTTGCTATTTTGATCAACGAAGCACGTACAGAGCGGGAGTTGGACCATCTGTCCACAGATATGCTTCACAAATACTGCCTGCTGGTCAGGAATCATTCCATGACCGGGTATTCCAAGGTGGTAAAAGAAGTGATCTCTTATATTGATTTTCATTATGCGGAGGACTTAAATCTGACATTTTTTGCTGAAATGTTCAGCCTGAACAAAAATTACCTGTCCGGGCTGTTTAAAAAAGAGACGGATATCACACTCACAGATTATATCCACCAGGTACGAATCCGGCGGGCCATCACCATGATCAACTCTTCCTCCCTGCCCATCAGCACAGTTGCTGCTTCCTGCGGATATAACGATATCAATTATTTTATCCGGCTTTTCAAGCGCACTTATGGGATGTCACCGAAACAATATCAGAAATCAATTCTGCATCCCGAGTAA
- a CDS encoding tocopherol cyclase family protein, which produces MKKTCIQRGCAAFLFPYFEGWYLKHQNQDNTIAFIPAVHADKNGQWTVSLQVVTEEGAWYFTYPKEACRISRKPFGVRVGKNVFTDKGIQIDIESRELTVKGCIAYAPFDRLSYDIMGFFKYIPFLQCRHGVLSMHHSLKGSLLVNGREIPMTGGRGYIETDKGRSFPKTYLWTQCGFGRRSSVMLSVADIPFLGAHFQGCICAVHCGGREYRMATYLGVRIEEYGDGKVTIRQGKMRLRVRRLEEASHDLKAPKCGVMSRTIRESPSCRVRYEFWLGGSLIFDIISEQASFEQADDRAAYFISPHSRQ; this is translated from the coding sequence ATGAAAAAGACATGTATTCAGAGAGGATGTGCGGCATTTTTGTTCCCTTACTTTGAGGGATGGTATCTGAAACATCAGAATCAGGACAATACCATTGCGTTTATCCCGGCTGTCCATGCAGATAAAAACGGACAGTGGACGGTATCCCTGCAGGTGGTCACTGAGGAAGGCGCCTGGTATTTCACTTATCCGAAGGAAGCCTGCCGCATCAGCAGGAAGCCTTTCGGCGTCAGGGTGGGAAAAAACGTTTTTACGGATAAGGGAATACAGATTGATATAGAGAGCAGGGAACTGACTGTAAAAGGCTGTATAGCCTATGCGCCTTTTGACAGATTGTCATATGATATTATGGGATTTTTCAAATATATCCCCTTTTTGCAGTGCAGGCACGGCGTGCTGAGTATGCACCACAGCCTGAAAGGAAGCCTTTTGGTAAACGGCAGAGAAATTCCCATGACAGGAGGAAGAGGTTATATTGAGACAGATAAAGGGCGCTCCTTTCCAAAGACATATCTCTGGACCCAGTGCGGATTCGGCAGACGCAGCAGTGTGATGCTGTCTGTTGCGGACATTCCCTTTTTAGGTGCTCATTTTCAGGGGTGCATCTGCGCTGTACACTGTGGAGGCAGAGAGTACAGGATGGCTACCTACCTAGGAGTCCGCATAGAGGAATATGGAGACGGAAAAGTGACCATCAGGCAGGGAAAGATGCGGCTTAGAGTGCGCAGACTGGAAGAAGCGTCCCATGACCTGAAGGCACCAAAGTGCGGTGTGATGAGCCGCACCATCAGAGAAAGTCCTTCCTGCCGGGTCCGATACGAATTCTGGCTGGGCGGCAGCCTGATCTTTGATATCATTTCAGAACAGGCATCCTTTGAACAGGCAGATGACAGGGCAGCCTATTTCATCTCCCCGCACTCCCGGCAATAG
- a CDS encoding cation-translocating P-type ATPase: MKKQTKPQLSDSQEEKKDRRIPTTRYNPDHQTGLTSQQVQEHRLHGWTNKAVDPPSKTTKEIIHDNIFTYFNLIFIVLAVLLCIVGSFRDLTFLPVIIANTLIGIIQEVRAKQVLDNLTMLNAPNASVVRNGKTSVVNAEELVLDDIVIFKAGNQVCADALVSAGEVQVNESLLTGESDEITKRKGDQLMSGSFIVSGQCHARLDKVGKDSYISRLTLEAKEMQSGEQSEMIRSLDKLVKFVGIAIIPIGLMLFIQAFFFQHEAFRSSVTSMVAAVIGMIPEGLYLLASVALAVSSIRLAQKKVLLHDMKCIETLARVNVLCVDKTGTITENSMEVQEVIATDDYDSEEMEPLSVMIGDFAAAMSSDNITMAAIKKHFKTTSKKKAVGKTGFSSATKYSSVTFEDVTYVLGAPEFVLKEDYDDYKDEILEYASKGSRVLVFGTYDEEIDGKALQSPIIPLGYILLANPIREQAKETFTYFAEQGVEVKVISGDNPATVSEVAKQAGIAGAENYVDASDLETDAEVREAVLNSTVFGRVTPNQKRQFVQILKEAGKTVAMTGDGVNDVLALKDADCSIAMASGSDAAAQASQLVLLESDFSCMPQVVLEGRRVVNNIQRSASLFLVKNIFSFLLSLFSVVFMLTYPLEPSQVSLISMFTIGIPAFFLALEPNKNIIKGHFLTNVCLKAMPAALTDVLAVGALVVFGRTFGVNSTDISTAATMLLAIVGFMILYKISAPMNKIRVGILLGTIAGLIFCSLFLNNLFALTGMSTKCIMLFVVFAIATEPVLRYLTMAIEKCRNLYLRLREHGLNEL; the protein is encoded by the coding sequence CTGAAAAAGCAAACAAAACCCCAGCTATCTGACAGTCAGGAGGAAAAGAAGGACCGGCGGATCCCAACTACCCGGTATAACCCAGATCATCAAACCGGGCTGACCAGCCAGCAGGTACAGGAGCACAGACTTCACGGCTGGACCAACAAAGCTGTGGACCCGCCGTCCAAGACCACGAAAGAAATCATACATGACAATATCTTCACATATTTCAACTTAATTTTCATAGTTCTGGCAGTCCTGCTGTGTATCGTCGGTTCTTTCCGGGATCTGACCTTTCTCCCGGTTATTATTGCCAATACACTGATCGGCATCATACAGGAAGTGCGGGCCAAGCAGGTTCTGGACAATCTGACCATGTTAAACGCCCCCAATGCCTCTGTGGTCCGGAACGGCAAAACTTCTGTGGTAAATGCCGAGGAATTGGTTCTGGATGATATCGTTATCTTCAAGGCCGGAAACCAGGTCTGCGCGGACGCTTTAGTCAGCGCCGGGGAAGTCCAGGTCAATGAATCCCTGCTCACCGGTGAATCAGACGAGATCACCAAGAGAAAAGGCGATCAGCTTATGTCAGGCAGCTTCATTGTGTCAGGGCAGTGCCATGCAAGGCTGGACAAGGTGGGGAAGGATTCCTATATTTCCCGCCTGACTCTGGAGGCAAAGGAAATGCAGAGCGGGGAACAGTCCGAGATGATCCGCTCCCTGGATAAACTGGTAAAATTCGTGGGGATCGCCATTATCCCCATTGGCCTTATGTTGTTCATACAGGCATTTTTCTTCCAGCATGAGGCTTTCCGCTCCAGTGTTACCTCCATGGTGGCCGCTGTCATCGGCATGATCCCCGAGGGGCTGTACCTCCTTGCAAGCGTGGCTCTGGCGGTAAGCTCCATCCGCCTGGCCCAGAAAAAAGTCCTGCTGCACGATATGAAATGTATCGAGACACTGGCAAGGGTCAATGTTCTCTGTGTGGATAAGACCGGAACCATCACGGAAAACTCCATGGAAGTCCAGGAGGTCATTGCAACAGATGACTACGATTCCGAAGAGATGGAACCTTTATCCGTGATGATCGGCGATTTCGCCGCAGCTATGAGCAGTGACAACATCACCATGGCTGCCATCAAAAAACATTTTAAAACCACCTCCAAGAAAAAAGCGGTGGGCAAAACAGGGTTTTCCTCTGCAACCAAATACAGCAGTGTGACTTTTGAGGACGTGACCTATGTACTGGGCGCCCCGGAATTTGTGCTGAAAGAGGACTATGATGACTATAAAGATGAGATTTTAGAATATGCCTCCAAAGGCTCCCGTGTCCTGGTATTCGGCACTTATGATGAGGAGATTGACGGGAAAGCCCTGCAAAGCCCCATTATCCCCTTAGGCTATATTCTCCTGGCAAACCCCATCCGTGAGCAGGCCAAGGAGACGTTTACCTACTTTGCCGAACAGGGTGTGGAGGTGAAGGTGATCTCCGGCGATAACCCGGCTACCGTATCAGAAGTGGCAAAACAGGCAGGCATCGCCGGAGCAGAGAACTATGTGGATGCCTCCGACCTGGAGACAGATGCGGAAGTGAGAGAAGCTGTTCTGAACAGCACTGTTTTCGGACGTGTCACGCCCAATCAGAAGAGACAGTTTGTACAGATATTAAAAGAAGCCGGCAAGACGGTTGCCATGACGGGAGACGGTGTCAACGATGTGCTGGCACTGAAGGATGCGGACTGCAGTATTGCCATGGCCTCAGGCAGCGACGCGGCAGCCCAGGCGTCCCAGCTTGTACTGCTGGAATCTGATTTTTCCTGTATGCCCCAGGTAGTGCTGGAAGGACGGCGGGTGGTAAACAATATTCAGCGTTCCGCCAGTCTGTTCCTGGTCAAGAATATTTTTTCCTTCCTGCTCTCCCTGTTCTCCGTTGTATTTATGCTCACTTATCCGCTGGAGCCTTCACAGGTATCCCTGATCAGCATGTTCACTATTGGCATACCGGCATTTTTCCTGGCACTGGAGCCAAATAAGAATATCATCAAGGGACATTTTCTCACCAATGTATGCCTAAAGGCCATGCCTGCTGCGCTGACAGATGTTCTGGCGGTAGGAGCGCTGGTGGTGTTCGGAAGAACCTTTGGAGTTAATTCTACGGATATCTCAACTGCGGCTACCATGCTGCTGGCCATTGTGGGATTTATGATCCTCTACAAGATCAGCGCACCTATGAACAAAATCCGTGTGGGCATTTTGTTGGGAACCATTGCGGGACTCATCTTCTGCAGTCTGTTTTTAAATAACTTATTTGCCCTTACCGGCATGTCCACAAAATGCATTATGCTCTTTGTAGTATTTGCCATCGCCACAGAACCGGTACTCAGATACCTGACCATGGCCATTGAAAAATGCCGCAATTTGTATCTCCGCTTAAGAGAACACGGCTTAAATGAACTATAA
- the lon gene encoding endopeptidase La, which translates to MITIPIYDMTILPDVTFFFKKDIFTEQEITAEHVGEDVLFLMLKQDKKREDITPDDICPMGVSGRIESMDEEGNIRVHTKERVAISDVEVTLQSISADGAICGEVEDLSDEEMQKRFEALKRDLLKFVQMFQWGVWARSFILHWKNMNEILCALSGYLNLSWPEKYAVLEAETRRQRCELIEKAIYEFIELFKVSEEAQSAQKETHEQAYRESAIKKQIDFLQNQLDEMHPENISDVRRFENKLKESGMNEEAQKEAEKVLNRMRQEGKDSHEYGLLYDYLDFVTSLSWKTEELPQIDLQEAENILDEEHYGLKKVKDRIIQQIAVMALNKKQSGSILLFVGAPGTGKTSIGQSIAKALHREYVRISLGGIRDEAEIRGHRRTYVGAMPGRIMEGMKRSGANNPVMVLDEVDKLAKDYGGDPASALLEVLDPEQNNSFTDHYMNVPYDLSNVFFVCTANSTDTIPEPLLNRMEVIQFPGYTPIEKLHIARKHLLPKAMKSMGIKAQNLKVTDEAITKMISDYTAEAGVRGLKKQMDILCRFAAVKLVKGEQKSITVSEKRVPEFLGRNAMHHEGILQEAVPGVVTGLAWTRAGGEILFVETTLIRGTGKVKITGQLGDVMKESAEIALTLVKAMYPEETKKLDKMDLHIHVPSGAVPKDGPSAGITLVTALSSLVTEKAVSPEYAMTGEVSLRGGVMPIGGLPEKLMAAQRAGVKKVFIPYENKEDLEDVAEEVKEKLEIIPVKKAAEVLERVFGEKK; encoded by the coding sequence ATGATCACAATACCTATTTACGATATGACGATACTGCCGGACGTTACCTTCTTTTTCAAAAAAGATATTTTTACAGAACAGGAGATAACGGCAGAACATGTGGGCGAGGATGTCCTGTTTTTGATGCTGAAGCAGGACAAGAAACGGGAGGATATAACACCAGATGATATATGTCCCATGGGGGTATCCGGCAGAATCGAGAGCATGGATGAGGAGGGGAATATCCGTGTCCATACGAAAGAGCGTGTGGCGATTTCCGATGTAGAAGTGACCCTGCAGTCCATATCCGCTGACGGGGCCATCTGCGGCGAAGTGGAGGATCTTTCCGACGAGGAGATGCAGAAGCGTTTTGAAGCACTCAAAAGAGATCTGCTGAAGTTTGTACAGATGTTTCAATGGGGTGTGTGGGCAAGAAGCTTTATTCTGCACTGGAAAAATATGAATGAGATACTCTGCGCTCTTTCTGGTTATCTGAATTTGTCTTGGCCGGAAAAATATGCTGTTCTGGAGGCAGAGACCAGGAGACAGAGGTGTGAACTGATCGAGAAAGCCATCTATGAATTTATTGAGCTGTTCAAGGTCAGTGAGGAGGCTCAGAGCGCACAAAAGGAGACTCATGAACAGGCATACAGAGAGTCTGCCATTAAAAAACAGATTGACTTTCTGCAGAACCAGTTAGATGAGATGCACCCTGAAAATATCTCCGATGTCCGAAGATTTGAGAACAAATTAAAAGAGTCAGGCATGAATGAGGAGGCGCAAAAAGAAGCCGAAAAGGTCTTAAACCGCATGAGGCAGGAGGGCAAGGACAGTCATGAATATGGGCTTCTCTATGATTACCTGGATTTTGTCACAAGTCTTTCCTGGAAAACAGAGGAGTTACCGCAGATCGATCTGCAGGAGGCGGAAAACATTCTGGATGAAGAGCATTACGGCCTGAAAAAAGTAAAAGACAGGATCATCCAGCAGATTGCAGTCATGGCTCTGAACAAAAAACAGTCCGGTTCCATTCTCCTGTTTGTGGGAGCGCCCGGTACCGGCAAGACAAGTATCGGACAGAGCATTGCAAAGGCCCTGCACAGGGAATATGTGAGGATCAGCCTGGGCGGGATCCGGGATGAGGCGGAGATCAGAGGACACAGAAGGACGTACGTGGGGGCTATGCCCGGCCGGATCATGGAGGGGATGAAGCGAAGCGGAGCGAATAATCCGGTCATGGTCCTTGATGAGGTGGACAAACTGGCAAAGGATTACGGCGGTGACCCGGCCAGCGCGCTTTTGGAGGTGCTGGACCCGGAGCAGAACAACAGCTTTACAGACCACTACATGAATGTGCCCTATGATTTATCAAACGTGTTTTTTGTATGTACCGCCAACAGTACGGATACCATACCCGAACCACTGTTAAACCGTATGGAAGTGATCCAGTTCCCAGGTTATACGCCCATCGAAAAGCTGCACATTGCCAGAAAACACCTGCTTCCCAAAGCTATGAAAAGTATGGGGATCAAAGCCCAGAACCTGAAGGTTACAGATGAAGCCATCACCAAGATGATCAGCGATTATACGGCGGAGGCCGGAGTCCGCGGTCTGAAAAAACAGATGGATATTCTATGTCGTTTTGCAGCAGTGAAGCTAGTCAAGGGCGAGCAGAAGAGCATCACAGTCAGTGAAAAGCGTGTTCCTGAATTCCTGGGAAGAAACGCCATGCATCATGAGGGCATTCTCCAGGAGGCTGTGCCGGGAGTTGTGACAGGCCTGGCCTGGACCAGAGCCGGAGGGGAAATCCTGTTTGTGGAGACTACGCTTATCAGGGGAACCGGAAAGGTGAAGATCACAGGCCAATTGGGGGATGTGATGAAAGAATCCGCCGAGATTGCCCTGACACTGGTAAAAGCCATGTACCCGGAGGAGACAAAAAAACTTGACAAAATGGACCTCCATATACATGTTCCATCGGGTGCGGTTCCTAAGGACGGCCCCTCTGCGGGAATCACTCTGGTGACAGCTCTCTCCTCTCTGGTGACAGAAAAAGCAGTCAGTCCGGAATATGCCATGACAGGAGAGGTCTCTCTCCGCGGCGGCGTTATGCCCATTGGCGGCCTTCCGGAGAAATTAATGGCAGCTCAGAGAGCAGGAGTGAAAAAAGTGTTTATCCCTTATGAAAATAAGGAGGACCTGGAGGATGTGGCAGAGGAAGTGAAGGAAAAACTGGAGATCATACCAGTGAAAAAGGCTGCGGAAGTCCTGGAACGTGTTTTTGGTGAGAAGAAATAA
- a CDS encoding HAD family hydrolase: MNNPFSDFTRRHDHLVCIDSDGCAIDSMDIKHFRCFGPCMVKEWHLETHEKEILERWNQVNLYSMTRGINRFKGLAKALEEVHKKYVPVEDVDTLIQWVNKTDELSNAALEKAIDAADSPILKKALSWSEAVNESIRQIPKEEIKPFTHVKESIEKLHETCDIAIVSSANCEAVKEEWTRFGLLEHVDVLLAQNAGSKKSCISKLLTYGYEREHVMMTGDAPGDMDAAKDNNVFFYPILVSKESMSWSGILDAAERMKEGTFGGAFQEALIKSFIKNLTE; the protein is encoded by the coding sequence ATGAACAATCCTTTTTCAGATTTTACAAGGAGGCATGATCACCTGGTATGTATTGATTCGGACGGCTGTGCCATAGACAGTATGGACATCAAGCATTTTAGGTGTTTTGGCCCGTGCATGGTAAAGGAATGGCATTTGGAGACACACGAAAAGGAAATTCTGGAGCGCTGGAATCAGGTGAATCTGTATTCCATGACAAGAGGGATCAACCGTTTTAAAGGGCTTGCGAAAGCGTTGGAGGAAGTCCATAAAAAATATGTGCCGGTAGAAGATGTGGATACCCTGATTCAGTGGGTAAATAAGACAGACGAACTGTCAAATGCTGCACTGGAAAAAGCCATAGACGCAGCGGATAGTCCGATTCTGAAAAAAGCACTGAGCTGGTCAGAGGCGGTGAATGAATCCATAAGACAGATCCCAAAAGAGGAGATCAAACCCTTTACGCATGTAAAAGAGAGTATTGAAAAGCTTCATGAAACCTGTGATATCGCCATTGTCTCCTCAGCCAACTGCGAGGCGGTAAAAGAGGAGTGGACACGGTTCGGTCTTCTGGAACATGTGGATGTACTGCTGGCACAAAACGCAGGTTCTAAGAAAAGCTGCATCAGCAAACTGCTCACTTACGGATATGAAAGAGAACATGTCATGATGACAGGGGATGCGCCCGGCGACATGGACGCGGCAAAGGACAACAATGTTTTCTTTTATCCTATTTTGGTATCCAAAGAGAGCATGAGCTGGTCCGGGATTCTGGATGCGGCAGAGAGAATGAAGGAGGGCACATTCGGAGGTGCGTTCCAGGAGGCGTTGATCAAAAGCTTTATTAAAAATCTTACAGAATAA
- a CDS encoding ABC-F family ATP-binding cassette domain-containing protein produces the protein MNILNIEHISKIYGEKTIFEDASFGIHEGDKIGIIGINGTGKTTLLRMVAGIEEPDAGQIVRQNGLRIAYLPQNPEFPRDATVSSYALGKSAETDWMVESNLTKLGIVQYDTPLDQLSGGQRRKVAMAKVLASDFDVLLLDEPTNHLDEEMITWLEEYLREYRGVILMVTHDRYFLDRVSNRILEISRGNMYSYDANYSKFLELKAEREEMELASERKRQSVLRMELEWAKRGCRARSTKQRARLERLEALKSGKAPVQDQTVEMDSVETRMGKKTIELHHVSKSYGETKLVDDFDYIVLRNQRLGIIGPNGCGKSTLIKMIAGLIQPDSGEIEVGETIKIGYLAQEEPDLDTNQRVIDYIKDIAEYIQTRDGKISASQMLERFLFTPDMQYTPVCKLSGGEKRRLYMLSVLVSGANVYILDEPSNNVDIPTLTILEDYLNSFSGIVITVSHDRYFLDNVVDRIFEFDGSGHLQQYEGGYTDYLEAKERRLKGADISVSQKKETPEKKEAVKDWKQNRPAKLKFTFKEQREYDTIDDEIAALEEKIEKLDQDMMANATNSLKLSEITAEKEKAEAELEEKMERWVYLNDLAEKIEEQKNA, from the coding sequence ATGAACATATTAAATATAGAACATATCAGCAAAATATACGGAGAAAAGACAATCTTTGAGGATGCTTCTTTCGGTATCCACGAAGGTGATAAAATAGGGATAATCGGTATCAACGGCACGGGAAAGACCACCCTGCTCAGAATGGTTGCGGGGATTGAGGAACCGGATGCGGGACAGATCGTCAGGCAGAATGGACTGCGCATTGCGTATCTGCCTCAGAATCCCGAATTTCCCCGGGATGCAACCGTATCCTCCTATGCCCTGGGAAAGTCGGCGGAGACGGACTGGATGGTGGAGAGCAACCTGACAAAGCTTGGAATCGTGCAGTATGACACGCCACTTGACCAGTTGTCGGGAGGACAGAGAAGGAAAGTGGCTATGGCAAAGGTTCTGGCCTCGGATTTTGATGTTCTGCTGTTGGATGAGCCTACCAATCATCTGGACGAGGAAATGATCACCTGGCTGGAAGAGTATCTGAGGGAATACAGAGGTGTGATCCTTATGGTGACCCATGACCGGTACTTTCTGGACCGGGTATCCAACAGGATCCTGGAGATCAGCCGGGGAAATATGTACAGTTATGATGCCAATTATTCCAAATTCCTGGAGCTGAAAGCAGAGCGGGAGGAGATGGAACTGGCCTCTGAGCGAAAAAGGCAGAGTGTCCTGCGCATGGAGCTGGAGTGGGCCAAGCGGGGCTGCCGGGCCAGAAGCACGAAGCAGAGAGCCAGACTGGAACGCCTGGAAGCCCTGAAAAGCGGAAAGGCTCCGGTACAGGATCAGACTGTGGAGATGGATTCCGTGGAGACAAGGATGGGAAAGAAGACCATTGAGTTGCACCATGTGAGCAAAAGCTATGGTGAGACGAAGCTGGTGGATGATTTTGACTATATTGTGCTTAGAAACCAGAGACTTGGGATCATTGGTCCAAACGGCTGCGGAAAATCCACTCTGATCAAAATGATCGCGGGACTGATACAGCCGGATTCCGGTGAGATTGAGGTGGGTGAAACCATCAAGATCGGATATCTGGCACAGGAAGAGCCGGATCTGGATACGAACCAGCGGGTGATCGATTATATCAAAGATATTGCTGAATACATCCAGACCAGAGACGGGAAGATCAGTGCCTCTCAGATGTTGGAGCGGTTTTTATTCACTCCGGACATGCAGTATACGCCTGTGTGCAAATTATCCGGCGGAGAGAAGAGAAGGCTGTACATGCTCTCCGTGCTTGTGAGCGGGGCCAATGTATATATTCTGGATGAGCCCTCCAACAATGTGGACATCCCCACTCTCACAATTTTGGAGGATTATCTGAATTCCTTTTCCGGTATTGTGATCACTGTATCCCATGACCGGTATTTTCTGGACAATGTTGTGGACAGGATATTTGAATTTGACGGCAGCGGACATCTGCAGCAGTATGAGGGCGGCTACACAGATTATCTGGAGGCTAAGGAGAGACGACTGAAAGGGGCTGACATCAGCGTTTCCCAGAAAAAAGAGACTCCGGAAAAGAAGGAAGCAGTCAAGGATTGGAAACAGAACCGTCCGGCAAAGCTGAAATTTACGTTCAAGGAACAGAGAGAGTACGATACGATTGATGACGAGATCGCGGCTCTGGAGGAAAAAATAGAAAAACTGGACCAGGATATGATGGCCAATGCCACCAACTCTTTAAAATTGTCTGAGATCACTGCCGAGAAGGAAAAGGCAGAGGCAGAACTGGAAGAGAAGATGGAACGCTGGGTCTATTTAAACGATCTGGCAGAAAAAATCGAGGAACAGAAAAATGCCTGA